From Desulfovibrio sp. TomC, a single genomic window includes:
- a CDS encoding CpaF family protein: protein MERGRPPILRHQMPRLQTPAPERKESGIARDEYYEIKTRIHDRLIDLIDLSLLDSLDESSLGGEIGKIVERLLRDEFFQTPLNQIERDRLINEVKDEMLGLGPLEPFLKDPSVNDILVNSYRQIYVERSGKLVLTESRFKDNDHLKKIIDRIVSRVGRRVDESSPMVDARLPDGSRVNAIIPPLAIDGPALSIRKFAKEKLTIEDLIRYKAMTRDIADVLQGIVLARLNILISGGTGTGKTTMLNCLSGFIPHDERIVTVEDAAELQLKQDHVVRLESRPPNIEGRGEVTQRDLVRNCLRMRPDRIIVGEVRGAEALDMLQAMNTGHDGSLATLHANTPRDALMRLETLVAMAGLNISALSLKRYIASAVDVIVQISRFSDGSRKLVSFQELTGMEGEVITMQEIFAFEQRGMTADAKVKGAFLARGIRPKFAVRFESKGIKMPEGIFDPRNVAEV from the coding sequence ATGGAACGCGGCCGCCCGCCCATTTTGCGCCACCAGATGCCCCGTCTCCAGACGCCTGCGCCCGAGCGCAAGGAGTCGGGCATCGCCAGGGACGAATACTACGAAATAAAGACCCGCATCCATGACCGGCTGATCGACCTTATTGACCTGTCGTTGCTCGACAGCCTGGATGAGAGCTCGCTTGGGGGGGAGATCGGCAAAATCGTCGAGCGGCTGTTGCGCGACGAATTCTTCCAGACCCCGCTCAATCAGATCGAGCGCGATCGGCTCATAAACGAGGTCAAGGACGAGATGCTCGGCCTTGGTCCCCTGGAGCCGTTTCTCAAGGACCCAAGCGTCAACGACATCCTGGTCAATTCCTATCGTCAGATCTACGTGGAGCGCAGCGGCAAGCTCGTGCTGACCGAATCGCGCTTCAAGGACAATGATCACTTAAAAAAGATCATCGACCGCATCGTCTCCCGGGTCGGCCGGCGGGTGGACGAATCCTCGCCCATGGTGGACGCGCGCCTGCCCGACGGCTCCCGCGTCAACGCCATCATCCCGCCCCTGGCCATTGACGGCCCGGCCCTGTCCATCCGCAAATTCGCCAAGGAAAAGCTCACCATCGAGGATCTCATCCGCTACAAGGCCATGACCCGGGACATTGCCGACGTCCTGCAAGGCATTGTCCTGGCCCGGCTCAATATCCTCATTTCCGGCGGCACGGGCACGGGCAAGACCACCATGCTCAACTGCCTTTCGGGGTTTATTCCCCACGACGAACGCATCGTCACCGTGGAAGACGCGGCCGAACTCCAGCTCAAGCAGGACCATGTGGTCCGTCTGGAATCACGTCCGCCCAACATCGAAGGACGCGGCGAGGTGACCCAGCGCGATCTGGTGCGCAACTGCCTGCGTATGCGCCCCGACCGCATCATCGTCGGCGAAGTGCGCGGGGCCGAGGCCCTCGACATGCTCCAGGCCATGAATACCGGCCACGACGGGTCCCTGGCCACGCTCCACGCCAACACCCCCCGCGACGCGCTCATGCGCCTGGAAACACTGGTGGCCATGGCCGGACTCAATATATCCGCCCTGTCGCTTAAACGCTACATCGCCTCGGCCGTGGACGTCATTGTCCAGATCTCGCGCTTTTCCGACGGCAGCCGCAAACTGGTCAGTTTCCAGGAACTGACCGGCATGGAAGGCGAGGTCATCACCATGCAGGAGATTTTCGCCTTCGAGCAGCGCGGCATGACGGCCGACGCCAAGGTCAAGGGCGCGTTTTTGGCCCGGGGCATCCGGCCCAAGTTTGCCGTGCGTTTCGAGTCCAAGGGCATCAAGATGCCGGAAGGCATTTTCGATCCCCGCAACGTGGCCGAGGTCTGA
- a CDS encoding AAA family ATPase: MLPTGGKGTTMRDKLTVILDMDPTPARGVFEECLSEDGDFEVLGAGEEYADLLVRELAPDGGEAQLEAVADMVARRGEREVFLTAPVYDAEVLMRLMRQGVREFFPQPVNHEEVRMALWRFKERREAALGPKRSKQGRIVSIFGAKGGVGTTSLAVNLAAACQTHKPGATVALMDMNLPFGEAQLFLDIAPKYHWGEVLGNISRLDATYLMSVMSRHPSGIYLLAPPSRLDDLQMATPENISRLLELMRQVFDTVVIDLGMYLDEITLKVMDISDAIVLVCVQNLPCLANVRRFLDNIRHADSGLEEKLKIVVNRHLDESDLVVEDMEKALGLPVFWRVPNDYKTTLAAINQGKTLLETAPRAPVTRSLGDLAATLAPVQTAEEAKKPLFGLKFLRGRS; the protein is encoded by the coding sequence ATGCTGCCGACCGGAGGGAAGGGCACCACCATGCGCGACAAACTCACCGTGATCCTGGATATGGACCCCACGCCGGCCCGGGGGGTGTTCGAGGAGTGTCTGTCTGAGGACGGCGATTTCGAGGTGCTCGGGGCCGGCGAGGAATACGCCGATCTGCTCGTGCGCGAGCTTGCCCCGGATGGAGGCGAGGCCCAGCTTGAGGCCGTGGCTGACATGGTCGCCCGGCGCGGCGAGCGGGAGGTGTTTTTAACGGCTCCGGTCTACGACGCCGAGGTGCTCATGCGGCTCATGCGCCAGGGCGTGCGCGAATTTTTCCCCCAGCCGGTCAATCACGAGGAAGTCCGCATGGCCCTTTGGCGCTTCAAGGAGCGCCGGGAGGCCGCCCTTGGCCCCAAGCGCAGCAAGCAGGGCCGCATCGTCAGCATCTTCGGGGCCAAGGGAGGAGTCGGCACCACCTCGCTGGCCGTCAATCTGGCTGCGGCCTGCCAGACCCACAAACCCGGGGCCACGGTGGCCCTCATGGACATGAATCTGCCCTTTGGCGAGGCCCAGCTCTTTCTCGACATCGCCCCCAAATACCATTGGGGCGAAGTGCTGGGCAACATCAGCCGCTTGGACGCCACCTATCTCATGAGCGTCATGTCCCGCCATCCCTCGGGGATCTATCTGCTGGCCCCGCCAAGCCGGCTCGACGATCTGCAGATGGCTACGCCGGAAAATATCTCCAGGCTCCTGGAACTCATGCGCCAGGTCTTTGATACCGTGGTCATCGATCTTGGCATGTATCTGGACGAAATAACGCTCAAGGTCATGGACATATCCGACGCCATTGTCTTGGTGTGCGTCCAGAATTTGCCCTGTCTGGCCAATGTGCGGCGCTTTTTGGACAACATCCGCCATGCCGATTCCGGTCTTGAAGAAAAACTCAAAATTGTGGTCAACCGCCACCTCGACGAGAGCGATCTGGTGGTGGAGGACATGGAAAAGGCTCTGGGGCTGCCGGTTTTCTGGCGCGTGCCCAACGACTACAAGACTACGCTCGCGGCCATAAACCAGGGCAAGACCCTGCTTGAAACCGCGCCGCGCGCACCGGTGACCCGTTCCCTGGGCGATCTGGCCGCCACCCTGGCTCCGGTCCAGACGGCAGAGGAAGCCAAAAAGCCTCTGTTTGGCCTCAAGTTTCTGCGCGGCCGATCCTGA
- a CDS encoding type II and III secretion system protein family protein, whose protein sequence is MPSRSMRHLGARLLALALSLSLVTASYAAPASVRPVAVRSAPRLALTIGKSVILQSETDIARVSVAQPDVADFVLLSPRQVYVTGRAPGITNLTLWDKGDKIRTVYDLDVAPDVSRLKKMLHDTMPGETGIEVMASQDSIALSGTVRDAESLKKALAMAEVYAPKKVLNLLSVAGVQQVMLEVRVAEMSKTLVNRMGINLNAIGDGNFGYTLIGGLTSIAAAAFNVDNVQNVYKYASVPGWELQDADGNTTGHFPESSAVQTRYREFNTNANKETMALSQGTAAMRFNTNWGGAGNTTMTAVIDMLKQNGLVKILAEPNLVCLNGQSAKFLAGGEIPVPVPSGLGTTSIEWKEFGVGLKFTPTVASGERISLQVNPEVSDLDYTRAIQIQGFTIPAINTRRTSTTVELKNGQSFAVAGLLKEEARSAMDKYPVLGDIPVLGNLFKSSQYQKDQSELVIIITAHLVKPLDKKSMKLPTDMVHEPDDLEFFLGIHQQDTAQAGAQAPAMARTGAELDGEFGHAVPLAAAAPRQPDGKGY, encoded by the coding sequence ATGCCAAGCCGTAGTATGCGACATCTGGGAGCGCGCCTTCTGGCGCTTGCCCTGTCCCTGTCCCTGGTTACGGCTTCCTACGCCGCTCCGGCCAGCGTGCGGCCGGTGGCGGTGCGCTCCGCCCCGCGGCTTGCCCTGACCATCGGCAAGTCCGTCATTTTGCAAAGTGAAACCGACATTGCCCGGGTCTCCGTGGCCCAGCCCGATGTGGCCGATTTCGTCCTGCTCTCGCCGCGCCAGGTCTATGTCACCGGCCGCGCCCCGGGCATCACCAACCTGACCTTGTGGGACAAGGGCGACAAGATCCGCACGGTCTACGACCTCGACGTGGCTCCGGACGTGTCGCGGCTCAAAAAGATGCTCCACGACACCATGCCCGGCGAGACCGGCATCGAGGTCATGGCCAGTCAGGACTCCATTGCCCTGTCCGGCACGGTGCGCGATGCCGAAAGCCTGAAAAAAGCCCTGGCCATGGCCGAGGTGTACGCCCCCAAAAAGGTCCTGAACCTGCTTTCGGTCGCCGGCGTGCAGCAGGTCATGCTGGAAGTGCGGGTGGCCGAGATGTCCAAGACCCTGGTCAACCGCATGGGCATCAACTTAAACGCCATTGGCGACGGCAATTTCGGCTACACCCTGATCGGTGGTCTCACCTCCATCGCTGCCGCGGCGTTCAATGTCGACAATGTCCAAAATGTCTATAAGTACGCCAGTGTGCCGGGCTGGGAACTGCAAGACGCCGACGGCAACACGACCGGTCATTTCCCGGAATCGTCCGCGGTCCAGACGCGCTATCGGGAGTTTAACACCAATGCCAACAAAGAGACGATGGCGCTGAGCCAGGGCACGGCTGCCATGCGGTTCAATACCAACTGGGGCGGGGCCGGCAACACGACCATGACCGCCGTCATCGACATGCTCAAGCAAAACGGGCTGGTCAAGATCCTGGCCGAGCCCAATCTCGTGTGCCTAAACGGCCAGTCGGCCAAGTTTCTGGCCGGCGGCGAGATCCCGGTCCCGGTGCCGTCGGGCCTTGGCACCACCAGCATCGAGTGGAAGGAGTTCGGCGTGGGCCTTAAATTCACGCCCACCGTGGCCTCGGGCGAACGCATCAGCCTGCAGGTCAACCCCGAGGTGTCCGACCTCGACTACACCCGGGCCATCCAGATCCAGGGCTTTACCATCCCGGCCATCAACACCCGGCGCACCTCCACTACGGTGGAACTCAAAAACGGCCAGAGCTTTGCCGTGGCCGGGCTGCTCAAGGAAGAGGCCCGCAGCGCCATGGACAAGTACCCGGTGCTTGGCGACATCCCGGTCCTTGGCAACCTCTTTAAGAGTTCCCAGTACCAGAAGGACCAGTCCGAGCTGGTGATCATCATCACGGCCCATCTGGTCAAGCCGCTGGATAAGAAGTCCATGAAACTGCCGACGGACATGGTGCATGAACCCGACGATCTGGAATTTTTCCTGGGCATCCACCAGCAGGACACGGCCCAGGCCGGGGCACAGGCGCCGGCCATGGCCCGGACCGGGGCGGAATTGGACGGCGAATTCGGCCATGCCGTGCCCCTGGCTGCGGCTGCGCCGCGCCAGCCGGACGGCAAGGGCTATTAA
- the cpaB gene encoding Flp pilus assembly protein CpaB, translated as MKSKAVPHMILAVILALVAGVLTIRWLGSMRTAQTNQVKVAAPKSDVLVAARAIPKGARLDAAMVKVKPYEAEAVPQGALRDPAEAYGRISARDISPDDPITPDKLMPKGAVSGGLDASVEPGKRAFTVKGSKLMGAGGLITPGCRVDVLVTYSQPGAKNDEKVNKTILENVPLLTTGTERETKIGKDGREELANTDFFTLMVTPEEAERLALAADLGSMHLALRKPGDEDMVATSGADVARSLEAFAAAPAGPPVEPEPSLAEDTSYSVETIRGTERERVRLDALGATTKEEKGHAKP; from the coding sequence ATGAAATCCAAGGCCGTACCCCACATGATTCTGGCCGTCATCCTGGCGCTTGTTGCCGGGGTGCTGACGATTCGCTGGTTGGGATCAATGCGCACCGCCCAAACGAATCAGGTCAAGGTGGCGGCTCCCAAAAGCGACGTTCTCGTGGCGGCCCGCGCCATTCCCAAGGGAGCGCGCCTGGATGCCGCCATGGTCAAAGTGAAGCCCTATGAGGCCGAAGCCGTGCCCCAGGGCGCCCTGCGCGACCCGGCCGAGGCCTACGGACGCATCAGCGCCCGTGATATTTCCCCTGACGATCCCATCACCCCGGACAAGCTCATGCCCAAGGGCGCGGTCAGCGGCGGCCTGGACGCCTCGGTGGAGCCGGGCAAGCGGGCCTTTACCGTCAAAGGCTCCAAACTGATGGGGGCCGGCGGGCTCATCACCCCGGGCTGCCGGGTGGACGTCCTGGTCACCTATTCCCAGCCAGGGGCCAAGAACGACGAGAAGGTCAACAAGACCATCCTGGAAAATGTTCCTCTGCTGACCACCGGCACCGAGCGCGAAACGAAAATCGGCAAGGATGGCCGCGAGGAATTGGCCAATACCGATTTTTTCACCCTGATGGTCACCCCTGAGGAGGCGGAGCGTCTGGCCCTGGCTGCCGATCTCGGCAGCATGCATCTGGCCCTGCGCAAGCCCGGCGACGAGGATATGGTGGCGACATCCGGAGCCGATGTGGCCCGAAGCCTCGAAGCCTTTGCCGCTGCTCCGGCCGGGCCGCCCGTCGAACCGGAACCGAGCCTGGCCGAGGACACGAGCTACAGTGTGGAGACCATCCGGGGCACGGAACGCGAGCGGGTGCGCCTTGATGCCCTGGGTGCGACGACGAAGGAGGAGAAAGGCCATGCCAAGCCGTAG
- a CDS encoding sigma-54-dependent transcriptional regulator, with product MPARILVIDDDAAFRDMLCEALLSRDFDPVGVGSAEEGVARAKAEAFDLVLTDVMLPGMDGIEGLSKIKEAAPESEVIVMTGYSAREKALDAVRLGAYDFFAKPFSLAEMEVVLRRALERRTLLAELRQLKSVMASGRGPIIVGQSPPMRAVVDMVRRVAPLDSTVLITGESGSGKEVVADAIQALSKRATAPFVKVNCAAIPENLLESELFGHEKGAFTGAVALKKGKFELANQGTIMLDEIGDMPLFLQPKLLRAVEQKQIERVGGAKPIDIDIRIIAATNQDLQNLVAQKLFRADLYYRLSVAAVPLPPLRERKEDLPLLVGHFLERIGPRVGVNLRGVSREGMQLLFDYDWPGNVRQLANLLERAAIMSSGEVLTAVEIGRALDRPTRLVPEDAGPDDLPEAAGNLRDTLQDMERNMILTALKKAGGSQKDAARSLGVSPKNLWNKIQKHRIDPTEYSA from the coding sequence ATGCCTGCCCGAATTCTGGTTATCGACGACGATGCGGCGTTCAGGGACATGCTGTGCGAGGCCCTTCTGTCGCGGGATTTCGATCCGGTCGGGGTCGGGTCGGCCGAGGAAGGCGTGGCCCGGGCCAAGGCCGAAGCCTTTGATCTGGTCCTGACCGACGTCATGCTGCCCGGCATGGACGGCATTGAGGGACTCTCAAAAATCAAGGAAGCCGCCCCGGAGAGCGAGGTCATCGTCATGACCGGCTACTCGGCCCGGGAAAAAGCCCTGGATGCGGTGCGCCTGGGGGCCTACGACTTTTTTGCCAAGCCCTTTTCCCTGGCCGAAATGGAAGTGGTCCTGCGCCGCGCCCTGGAGCGGCGCACGCTGTTGGCCGAACTGCGGCAGCTCAAGTCGGTCATGGCCTCGGGCCGGGGGCCGATCATCGTCGGCCAGTCGCCGCCCATGCGGGCCGTGGTGGATATGGTGCGTCGGGTCGCGCCGCTCGACTCCACGGTGCTTATCACCGGCGAGTCCGGGTCGGGCAAGGAAGTGGTGGCCGACGCCATCCAGGCCTTGAGCAAGCGGGCGACGGCGCCCTTTGTCAAGGTCAACTGTGCGGCTATTCCTGAAAATCTCCTGGAATCAGAGTTGTTTGGTCACGAAAAAGGGGCCTTCACCGGTGCTGTGGCCCTCAAAAAGGGCAAGTTCGAGCTGGCCAACCAGGGCACCATCATGCTCGACGAAATCGGCGATATGCCGCTTTTTTTGCAGCCCAAGCTCCTGCGCGCCGTGGAACAGAAACAGATCGAACGGGTGGGCGGGGCCAAACCCATCGACATCGACATTCGCATTATTGCCGCCACCAACCAGGACCTGCAAAACCTGGTCGCCCAGAAGCTCTTTCGGGCCGACCTCTATTACCGCTTAAGCGTCGCGGCCGTCCCCTTGCCGCCGCTGCGTGAGCGCAAGGAGGACCTGCCGCTTTTGGTCGGCCACTTCCTGGAGCGCATCGGTCCCCGGGTGGGCGTCAATTTGCGGGGGGTGTCCCGCGAAGGGATGCAGCTGCTCTTTGATTACGACTGGCCGGGCAACGTCCGGCAGTTGGCCAATCTGCTGGAGCGGGCCGCCATCATGAGTTCGGGCGAGGTTCTGACCGCCGTCGAGATTGGCCGGGCCTTGGACCGGCCGACGCGGCTGGTCCCGGAGGATGCCGGACCGGACGACCTCCCGGAGGCGGCCGGCAATCTGCGGGACACTCTGCAGGACATGGAGCGCAATATGATCCTTACTGCCCTCAAAAAAGCCGGGGGCAGCCAGAAGGATGCCGCCCGCAGTCTGGGGGTCAGTCCCAAGAATCTGTGGAACAAGATCCAGAAGCACCGCATCGACCCGACCGAATATTCAGCCTGA
- a CDS encoding HDOD domain-containing protein: protein MVRRTVSELSPGMVLAEDALTPGGRFLMPRGTILDAGHLKSLVAWNLTEVTVIAAAEANPQSTEAPPSSASAPVADDDGDGRAAAEAALAERFACSDVAGGPTAVLYRLALDREVRRLQAGGPVADQTPVAEERSRRPIDPATPGPLSLEGLLRDEPKLVSPPEVYLRINDVLKDPASTVDDAAESIKHDPSLAAKLLRLVNSSYYARTMRAMRGRFPAKIDSLSRAVMVVGARQLATLALGVSVLPLFQDIPPQWVNMRLFWEHSVGCAAAAQAIAAATGRINAETAFVAGLLHDIGRIITFKQAVVHMGVAMRRAEVEAVPLFVVEREVIGFDHAALGGHLLQKWQFPANLEKMVRYHHDLGEPLFIDEPAVIHLADIVATAMGWGGSGNRRVPPLDPAAWEALGLTEDGLAGLVPVMEARLAETMRSFFPDHQGPP from the coding sequence ATGGTCAGACGCACTGTTTCCGAGCTCTCTCCCGGCATGGTGCTGGCCGAGGATGCACTGACTCCGGGCGGACGGTTTCTCATGCCCAGGGGCACGATTCTTGACGCCGGCCATCTGAAGTCCCTTGTGGCCTGGAATCTGACCGAGGTGACGGTGATCGCCGCCGCCGAGGCCAATCCCCAGTCGACCGAGGCGCCGCCGTCGTCGGCCTCTGCCCCCGTGGCCGACGACGACGGCGACGGTCGGGCGGCGGCCGAGGCCGCCCTGGCCGAGCGGTTTGCCTGTTCCGACGTGGCCGGCGGCCCGACAGCCGTGTTGTATCGGCTGGCCCTGGACCGGGAAGTCAGGCGGCTTCAGGCCGGCGGCCCTGTTGCCGACCAGACGCCCGTTGCCGAGGAGCGCAGCCGGCGTCCGATCGATCCGGCGACGCCCGGGCCGCTTTCCCTGGAAGGGCTGTTGCGCGACGAACCCAAGCTCGTCTCCCCGCCAGAAGTCTATCTGCGTATCAACGACGTCCTGAAAGATCCGGCCAGTACCGTTGATGACGCGGCCGAGAGCATCAAACACGACCCATCCCTGGCCGCCAAGCTGTTGCGTCTGGTCAACAGCTCCTACTACGCCCGCACCATGCGGGCCATGCGCGGCCGTTTTCCAGCCAAGATCGACAGCCTGTCCCGGGCCGTCATGGTGGTCGGGGCGCGCCAGCTCGCCACCCTGGCCCTGGGCGTCTCCGTCCTGCCGCTTTTTCAGGACATCCCGCCCCAGTGGGTCAACATGCGTCTTTTCTGGGAGCACAGCGTCGGCTGCGCCGCCGCGGCCCAGGCCATTGCCGCCGCCACCGGCCGGATCAACGCCGAGACCGCCTTTGTGGCCGGATTGCTCCACGACATCGGCCGGATCATCACCTTCAAGCAGGCCGTCGTCCATATGGGTGTGGCCATGCGCCGGGCCGAGGTCGAGGCTGTGCCGCTTTTTGTGGTCGAACGCGAGGTCATCGGTTTCGACCATGCCGCCCTGGGCGGCCATTTGCTCCAGAAATGGCAATTTCCGGCCAATCTGGAAAAGATGGTGCGCTATCACCACGATCTGGGCGAACCGCTTTTTATTGATGAGCCGGCCGTGATCCATCTGGCCGATATTGTGGCTACGGCCATGGGCTGGGGCGGCAGCGGCAACCGCCGGGTGCCGCCGCTTGATCCTGCCGCCTGGGAAGCCCTGGGCCTGACCGAAGACGGCTTGGCCGGACTCGTTCCTGTCATGGAGGCCCGGTTGGCCGAGACCATGCGGAGTTTTTTCCCGGACCACCAGGGACCGCCATGA
- a CDS encoding lactate utilization protein gives MQAPIDAYYAKRLEQTAKALVANHFESYLVADAEAAGALVLETILPQTAAKVISFGGSMTLAATGLPAALAQAPGVSIINTLDHSVSPEELYERRRQALLADLFLTGSNAVTEDGVLVNLDMIGNRACAIAFGPKHVVVIAGRNKIVPDVDAARVRIKNFAAPVNALRLSKKTPCTATAHCEDCGSPQRICNVWTIAEKCFPRGRVTVILVNQDLGF, from the coding sequence ATGCAGGCTCCTATCGACGCATATTACGCCAAACGGCTGGAACAAACAGCCAAAGCCCTGGTCGCCAACCACTTCGAGTCCTATCTCGTGGCCGATGCCGAGGCTGCCGGCGCTCTGGTCCTGGAAACCATTTTGCCGCAGACCGCAGCCAAGGTTATTTCTTTTGGTGGCTCCATGACCCTTGCCGCCACCGGACTGCCGGCTGCCCTGGCTCAGGCGCCGGGCGTGTCGATCATAAACACCCTGGATCACAGCGTGTCGCCTGAAGAACTCTATGAGCGTCGTCGCCAGGCCTTGCTGGCCGACCTGTTTCTCACCGGCTCCAACGCCGTCACGGAGGACGGGGTCCTGGTCAACCTGGACATGATCGGGAACCGGGCCTGTGCCATTGCCTTTGGTCCCAAACATGTCGTGGTCATTGCCGGGCGCAACAAGATCGTGCCCGATGTCGACGCCGCCAGGGTCCGCATCAAGAATTTCGCCGCACCGGTCAATGCCCTGCGGCTGTCGAAAAAAACGCCGTGCACTGCCACCGCCCACTGTGAGGATTGCGGCAGCCCGCAGCGCATCTGCAACGTGTGGACCATTGCCGAGAAGTGCTTCCCCCGGGGACGCGTCACGGTGATCTTGGTCAATCAGGATCTGGGATTCTAA
- a CDS encoding histidine phosphatase family protein, whose protein sequence is MTVIRCIRHGQSASNAGEITQYPDTIPLTGLGHSQAALVASCFNKPPRLIIFSSFDRAVQTAEPLCERFPDVPVAVWPVQEFTYLAPRHYLGTRRGDRHDAVESYWKRLDPMARDGEGAESFLAFWDRVDSFLDRLAGVAGHVAVFTHGQFLRGVMLRVLCGRLGVEEAMFRFRAFRQAVAIPNAAMVVLGLSQRAPMLGPVMTDHLPPELLST, encoded by the coding sequence ATGACCGTTATACGCTGCATCCGCCACGGCCAAAGCGCCTCCAACGCCGGGGAAATCACCCAATATCCGGATACCATTCCTTTGACCGGCCTGGGCCATTCCCAGGCCGCCCTGGTGGCGTCGTGTTTCAATAAGCCTCCAAGACTTATTATATTTTCCTCCTTCGACCGGGCCGTGCAGACGGCCGAACCCCTGTGCGAACGCTTTCCGGACGTCCCAGTGGCGGTCTGGCCGGTGCAGGAATTCACCTATCTGGCCCCGCGCCACTATCTGGGCACCCGGCGGGGGGACCGCCACGACGCCGTGGAGTCCTATTGGAAGCGTCTTGATCCGATGGCCCGGGACGGGGAGGGGGCCGAGTCCTTCCTGGCCTTCTGGGACCGGGTGGACTCCTTTCTCGACCGTTTGGCCGGGGTAGCGGGCCATGTCGCGGTTTTTACCCATGGGCAGTTTTTGCGCGGGGTGATGTTGCGTGTCTTGTGTGGGCGGTTGGGGGTGGAGGAAGCCATGTTCCGCTTTCGGGCCTTTCGCCAGGCCGTGGCCATTCCCAACGCCGCCATGGTGGTCCTTGGCCTGTCGCAGCGCGCGCCCATGCTTGGCCCGGTGATGACCGATCATCTGCCGCCGGAACTGCTTTCCACGTAA
- a CDS encoding flagellar basal body-associated FliL family protein, with product MRRRVWLAAALWLAMLAAPRHGLAQGEPVARGGGVTYPGFDVNIDDGGRLGRLRLAFEVLFTDEQGAKMAAAPQVKESLLLYLRGKTAAQLLGPRGRETLRRELLDQINDAIGGPRAIRLYYLDYLVIKAGTP from the coding sequence ATGAGGCGCCGAGTCTGGCTGGCGGCGGCCCTCTGGCTGGCAATGCTTGCCGCGCCGCGCCACGGGCTGGCCCAAGGCGAACCCGTGGCGCGCGGCGGCGGGGTGACCTACCCGGGGTTTGACGTCAATATCGACGACGGCGGGCGGCTTGGCCGGTTGCGTCTGGCTTTTGAGGTGCTCTTTACGGACGAGCAGGGGGCGAAAATGGCGGCCGCCCCCCAGGTCAAGGAGTCGCTTCTCCTGTATCTACGGGGAAAGACAGCGGCCCAATTGCTGGGGCCACGGGGCCGGGAAACGCTTCGCCGGGAGCTTTTGGACCAGATTAACGACGCAATCGGCGGCCCCCGGGCCATCCGTTTGTACTATCTTGACTATCTCGTCATCAAAGCAGGAACGCCATGA
- a CDS encoding MFS transporter, translating to MNQGRTAWEEEMGIWALLVLYAATVCGISSIYAPQPLLPLLAEAYGVSQSTASLSVTATMLPLGIAPLAYGFFLDATPARPLIGLSLGLLSVTTACLPLCPDFELFLALRVVQGLAVPALLTSLMTYLATAASPGALRRVMAAYIAVTVFGGFFGRFFSGLVANALGWHIPFYCLGGTLFVCALACLTLPRDARSAFLPIRLGDAPQVLGKPGFLTTYAVVALLFFVFSGMLNLLPFRLAELSGGYSPLRAGAMYCGYLMGIIACLTSHRLSRRLGGPARTMILGAGVVIGAAGLFSLPAPEAIFASVFVLCSGMFMAHSVAPGVLNSAEAEHKGLVNGLYISFYYSGGALGTYLPGLVLSHFGFPAAAATLVAAAVLGMLVAFSLGRVALAGGGHGPSRTEEA from the coding sequence GTGAACCAAGGTCGGACCGCTTGGGAGGAAGAGATGGGGATCTGGGCGCTTTTGGTACTCTACGCGGCGACGGTCTGCGGCATTTCCTCCATCTACGCTCCCCAGCCGTTGTTGCCGCTTTTGGCTGAGGCCTACGGGGTTTCCCAGTCCACTGCCTCCCTGTCCGTCACCGCCACGATGTTGCCGCTGGGAATCGCTCCCTTGGCCTATGGCTTTTTTCTTGACGCGACCCCGGCCCGGCCGCTCATCGGCCTTTCGCTGGGGCTGCTCTCCGTCACCACCGCCTGCCTGCCCTTATGCCCGGATTTCGAGCTTTTTCTGGCGCTGCGGGTTGTTCAGGGCTTGGCGGTGCCGGCGCTTCTGACGTCGCTTATGACCTATTTGGCCACGGCCGCCTCTCCGGGCGCGCTGCGCCGGGTCATGGCCGCCTATATCGCCGTGACCGTGTTTGGCGGATTTTTCGGCCGGTTCTTTTCCGGGCTTGTCGCCAACGCCTTGGGCTGGCACATTCCATTTTACTGTCTTGGGGGGACGCTGTTCGTGTGTGCCCTGGCCTGTCTGACGCTCCCCCGGGACGCCCGATCGGCTTTTTTGCCCATCCGTCTTGGCGATGCGCCCCAGGTGCTTGGCAAGCCTGGTTTTCTGACCACCTACGCGGTGGTGGCCCTGCTCTTTTTCGTGTTTTCCGGGATGCTCAATCTGCTGCCCTTCCGATTGGCCGAACTGTCTGGAGGTTATTCGCCGCTTCGGGCCGGGGCCATGTACTGCGGCTATCTGATGGGCATTATCGCCTGCCTGACCTCCCATCGCCTCTCGCGTCGTCTGGGGGGGCCGGCCCGAACCATGATTCTTGGCGCAGGCGTGGTTATCGGGGCGGCCGGGCTTTTTTCCCTGCCGGCCCCGGAAGCGATTTTCGCCAGTGTGTTCGTACTGTGCTCGGGCATGTTCATGGCCCACTCCGTGGCCCCGGGTGTGCTCAACAGTGCCGAGGCCGAGCACAAGGGCCTTGTCAACGGACTCTATATTTCTTTTTACTATTCCGGCGGGGCGCTTGGCACCTACCTGCCTGGGCTGGTCCTGTCCCATTTTGGCTTTCCAGCGGCAGCGGCGACGCTGGTTGCAGCGGCGGTGCTTGGAATGCTGGTGGCCTTTTCGCTGGGCCGGGTCGCCCTGGCCGGTGGGGGACACGGCCCCAGTCGGACGGAGGAAGCATGA